Proteins encoded together in one Telopea speciosissima isolate NSW1024214 ecotype Mountain lineage chromosome 6, Tspe_v1, whole genome shotgun sequence window:
- the LOC122664803 gene encoding transcription factor bHLH49, with protein sequence MELGDKDKFGLEKRSGDSMNYHSSNVSPDWRFGSANLTNQPVGLVPTDNSFSVCKGDLMGSSACSSMSMGDSFCPSLWVHPNSQSLSFCDRNVQTSTSTGHAMAMREEVPGSSRAGIDKALDISWNPSISKAGAFLQGGAGILPQSLSQFPADSAFIERAARFSWFSGGNFGDIVNPFGISESLSSYSKGGGTVQGAPEDLSANGLKPVIGAQVQNNELNMPEVSKDVSLSAEHGAAEGSPNKNNRKIGSFVRSPDEAKQGIGVSSNETDEAEFSGGGFQEDPPVMESGGGEPSSYKGISSRKRKKSVQDSDLDQVKGPQQFPGETAKNTDTKQKCDQNPASTSTKPSGKHGKDSSRDADLKEDYIHVRARRGQATNSHSLAERVRREKISERMKFLQDLVPGCSKVTGKAVMLDEIINYVQSLQRQVEFLSMKLAAVNPRLEFNIEGLLAKDILQSRGPMMGFSPDMNMSHPQLHPSPLGLIQAGLPGMGNPSDALRRTINSQLTAMNGGYKEPTTQLHNEWDDELHNVVQMSFGTSSPFSSQDLNGSLPPGHMKVEL encoded by the exons atggaGTTGGGTGACAAGGACAAATTTGGCTTGGAGAAGAGGAGTGGGGATTCAATGAACTATCATTCATCTAATGTGTCCCCAGATTGGAGATTTGGCAGTGCCAATCTCACGAATCAGCCAGTTGGTTTGGTTCCTACAGATAACTCATTTTCCGTTTGCAAAGGGGACCTAATGGGTTCCTCGGCTTGTTCATCAATGTCCATGGGAGACTCATTTTGCCCTAGTCTATGGGTCCACCCCAATTCACAGAGCTTGAGCTTCTGCGACAGAAATGTTCAGACCAGTACGAGCACTGGTCATGCAATGGCGATGAGGGAAGAAGTTCCTGGTTCTTCAAGAGCTGGGATTGATAAGGCACTAGATATCAGCTGGAATCCCTCAATATCTAAAGCTGGTGCCTTTTTACAAGGAGGTGCTGGTATTCTTCCTCAGAGCTTATCTCAATTTCCTGCTGATTCTGCTTTCATTGAGCGAGCTGCCAGGTTCTCATGGTTCAGTGGTGGGAATTTTGGTGACATTGTGAATCCTTTTGGCATATCTGAATCCTTGAGTTCCTATTCCAAAGGTGGAGGAACAGTTCAAGGAGCTCCAGAGGACCTCTCAGCTAATGGTTTGAAACCTGTAATAGGAGCCCAAGTTCAGAACAATGAGCTGAACATGCCTGAAGTTTCAAAAGATGTTTCCCTGTCTGCTGAGCATGGGGCAGCTGAAGGGAGTCCAAATAAGAACAATAGAAAAATTGGGAGTTTTGTGAGGTCTCCTGATGAAGCAAAACAAGGAATTGGTGTTTCCAGCAATGAGACTGATGAAGCTGAGTTTAGTGGTGGTGGTTTTCAAGAGGATCCACCGGTGATGGAGAGTGGTGGTGGAGAACCTTCTTCCTACAAGGGAATAAGCAgtaggaaaaggaaaaagagtgTTCAG GACTCTGATCTGGACCAAGTTAAAGGACCTCAGCAATTTCCTGGTGAAACTGCAAAGAACACTGACACCAAACAGAAGTGTGACCAAAACCCAGCTTCTACAAGCACAAAGCCTTCTGGGAAACATGGCAAAGATAGCTCTCGAGATGCTGATTTGAAAGAAGATTATATACATGTTAGAGCTCGAAGAGGTCAGGCAACAAACAGCCATAGTCTTGCCGAAAGA GTAAGACGGGAAAAGATTAGTGAAAGGATGAAGTTTCTTCAGGATCTTGTACCTGGTTGCAGCAAG GTTACTGGTAAGGCAGTGATGTTGGATGAAATCATTAACTATGTGCAATCACTGCAAAGACAAGTTGAG TTCCTGTCAATGAAGCTTGCTGCTGTTAATCCACGTCTAGAGTTCAACATAGAAGGGCTCCTTGCAAAAGAT ATTCTTCAGTCTCGAGGTCCAATGATGGGGTTTTCACCAGATATGAATATGTCTCATCCCCAGCTACATCCATCTCCACTGGGATTGATCCAAGCAGGACTCCCTGGCATGGGAAACCCCTCAGATGCACTTAGGAGAACAATTAATTCACAATTGACAGCCATGAATGGAGGGTACAAGGAACCTACCACTCAG CTACACAACGAATGGGATGACGAGCTCCACAATGTTGTCCAGATGAGCTTTGGTACCAGTTCCCCTTTCAGTAGTCAAgatttaaatg GTTCTCTACCACCAGGACATATGAAAGTTGAACTTTGA